From Bicyclus anynana chromosome 11, ilBicAnyn1.1, whole genome shotgun sequence:
AGGGAATAATTTGATTGTGGAATAACCACTCTTCAAGCCGATTCCCTCATTTAAGGAGTTGAGAGTGGTAGGTGGCAGTAAACATAGATGTAAAATTAAGgatgattattaaaaaagttgttaatctacatttacaaaaaagtttcattttattattatgttatgttcAAGAAGTATGACaggatttttataatattatcatctcaCATGCAATATTGttattagatagatatagattaataatGTTGATACACATATGACAGAAAGATAGTGTgaattgaaatttaatagagAATATAAATTGTATGCCAGAATAAGTAATAATACAGTATTAGTTcacatttaaaacattaattaattaattgacaatttttagtcagggatctgtagaacattttgtacaactgattactatcaagttaattttgcGCGAGTAGAAACAATTTTTGATAAATTACcttcctcccaacttgtatcaataatgaggttattaaaagttgttaccaACCAgcagttttttttactgttgcttaattaatagttaaacaacttaacagctacaatgtcctacaaattgtgtggtaTGTTATCACggtccgacgctcagaaatttttatttcctggtaacagctaccagaatcaagaacttTCGCAAATAAGAGTTGATTGTCTCATTGAGATTGAGCTACtcatgaaaaattaacttgatagtaatagtTGCTAAAAAGTAGTATAGTTGTCAAAAATGTTCTATGGATCCtggactatttattttttattgatgaatttatatttattatgattgatttaaatatagagcactttaatttattactttcatCATtgcatataatttttaatttctaaaatgcttatTAATGAACAAGATTGTATGTATagatataattttgtaataaattgtatatacagACAGATAATAACTATACATAAGTAACACAGCATTCACTTTTATAAGGCAGCAATACATTTAAGAGATTGTTCCCTAAAGATATCTGTTATTATGATTGGTTATGTTGCAATTATCAACTAATTTAGCTCACTATGACTTATTATACTGTctaataaattaagaaatagaGTGAGGTAAAAATGAtgtagttttatttgttttaaattaaatatttttaataatcctACTACTGTACATATGTATACCTATCAAAGtataaatttattctaaaatGTGGCTCATTCTTGCTGGATTTCTGACAAcaccaaattttataaatagcttATATTTTGTACCATCTCTAAGTTGTGGTGAAAGAAATAATGCATCTGTCTTTTTAGGTTCCATTTCTAGTAAAGGTATCCAGTCGTCTACGTCAACGATTCGATCTATTCTCTTCCCTGAAAATCCTACTgaggatattttaattttcttatcaTCTTCACTTATATAGAGATGACCTATTATATTCCTGAATGGAAAAGTTCCTAAAGTTAGTACTGCTGCTCCTGTTAAAcctgaaattgaaaataataaaaccataatgtaaggtaaatataaataaactataaaataggGCAGAAGTGATCACCTATGTATGAGGAAATGAAAAAGGTATTCTCAGATACAACATTGCATAATTCCATTAAACCCGAACTAGGAATCACTAAACCGGTGGCATACAGTTGATATATCTTCAGTCTGTTTATTAATGCAATATATTTCACAGTTGGAAATGAAAATACATGGTCGAAGCGGCATTGCTCAGCAGGATTGCCTTTTACAGTTGATGAAAAATTCCTTAGAATTGTGTGCAGTTTTGaatacaacattttttatattattttctctagcaaaattaaattacatcttagcttaaaaaaaattaaaatactgtttttcttttattttttctgacaaattgacattgacaatcacTTGACAGTTGACACAGAAATGCATTGCACAGAACAAAATACGTTACATATCGtagatgaaatgaaaatgagtCAGAGTCAGTGACATTGTCATAGTATTTAAGTGAATGTCGTTTGCTTGTGGGCATAGAATTAGGATTAAGATTATAATCTTAATCCCTCCACGATGATGGGCTTATAAAATAGAACTTTATTAATCCGATATCCGATGGTTAACACTATTTCAGATGACATTTTGCACCCACTTAAAATAATGAGTTGGCAGCCCTTGTTGTCacttgtcattgtcaaatgtcaattgtGATTCGTGTTCTTGTCACTTGTCAATGTCATTGATGATTGaccattgtcaatgtcaataaaaCGTGCTCAAGTGGTGCTCACTGCTCAATGCTAATTTCcaaattaaattgattataaattttagaatttttggattttggttattattttattatgtgcaCGTGCTGTGAGGTTAAATGAACTATTCATTTACTATGTTTGAAATCGTACAACATATGCAAGTTTAAACTACACTATAATACCAAATATTCAGTATGGCTAGTTCACTAAAGGAggtgtaagtatatttaataaatttgctTCTTCAACTAACTTAGGTATAGAAGATTCCCTAGACAAGTTTGGAAGCTCACGAAGTTgtgtcaaatataataaattagtatataTCTTCATAATATCCCTCCGGTGTAGTTGTTATCTCTAAGAGTTGTGTCTCACTTTTGTGTTTATGGCACTATAGACCGTGAAACTGCGATGGCCAGATATAGGTACcttattttaggaaggctgaaagtttgtcagcccttGCTTCTACCATAGGAAGCCAATAGTCTTTGGTGTATGTGCGGCTTTAGAAGGTAGCAGCTTTTAAGGCCTCTATAAGGACCTCTATAAATCACATAATTTTTTGATTAGCTACAGGATATTATGAGGATTCATGTCTTCAGTCACCAGACCGTTAGCTTTGTTGCAACTCTTTGCAAGGACCTTTAAAGTTCTTTTTATAAAACAGAGCAAAGCTAAGTGAATGGCAATGGGGatcatattaaaatatgaattgTATACCACATAGCTTAAACTCTAGAGATTGTTGCTAAGAGTATGCCCAACTATTCTGGTACCTGTGGCTCTTTTTCTTGAGCTTGTTCTGGAAATAAAGTGTAAGCCAAACCAAGCCAAATGCTTCACATTGCATTGCATGaacatgactaagggccccataGAAGTTTGAAACTAGTAAGTCATACTCAAACAATaataatgtgaatttaacctgTGTTATACATCATCTTTACTATGGTTAACACTCACAAtattaattctaaaatataagtgttgcatataatattttcagtttCTTCAATAATTTTGAACTGTTTTTTACAGATATGAGAAAACAGGTGAATATGAAGCATTTTATACTGGAGGCGACATACAATGGACTACAGACGGTGGACAATTTCTTTGTCAGTGTGATGATGTGATAAAAGTTATTGATGTCAATACCTTATGTAATACACTCACTATAGGAGTCTCAACAGATGATAAAGATGGAACCGatcaaatatatacttttaatatGTCACATGACAACCAAACTGTTATAACTGCACACAAAAGTGGATTGATCAAACTTTGGGACAAAGATAGTGGTAGACAAGTAAAAGTATGGAAATCAGGTCACAAAGGGGCTGTGGCTAGGTTAGCTTTCGACTCTAATGATACCAATGTGGCATCAGGTGGAACAGATGGAAATGTAAGACTCTGGGATATTACACATCATACTTGTACAAGCAGTCTGAAAGGAGCTATGGGTGTGTTTACAGTCTTAAAATATCACCCTGATTCTTCTAAACAACTTATTTTTGGAGCTGCAGATGATACAAAAATTAGATCATGGGATTCAAAAACTGGTAAAGACAGTATAGTATATGCTGGACATTTCAGTAAAGTTACTTCATTACAATTTACTCTTGATGGAGAACATATGGTAAGTTCTGGAAGGGATAGAGTTCTTATTCTTTGGAAAATTGGAGAAAGTAAAGCTTTAAGAGTAGTCCCAGTCTATGAGTGTATTGAAACAATTATACTTATGCCACCTACTTTTAAAGTTCCAAATTTTAAGAAGAAATTAGAGACTGAAGGAATTTATG
This genomic window contains:
- the LOC112052065 gene encoding uncharacterized protein LOC112052065, with protein sequence MLYSKLHTILRNFSSTVKGNPAEQCRFDHVFSFPTVKYIALINRLKIYQLYATGLVIPSSGLMELCNVVSENTFFISSYIGLTGAAVLTLGTFPFRNIIGHLYISEDDKKIKISSVGFSGKRIDRIVDVDDWIPLLEMEPKKTDALFLSPQLRDGTKYKLFIKFGVVRNPARMSHILE